Sequence from the Rhizobium sp. TH2 genome:
AATTCACCGCAATTGAAAATGCCTTCAACGACGCGATGGTGTCCAACGATGTCACCCGTATCGCCGATTGCATTTCCGACGACTGGGTGCTGGTGACGCCTGAAGTGGGACCCGTCAGCCGCGAGGGCATGCTGGCGGCGATCTCATCGGGCACGCTCAGCCATGACATGATGGTCAAGCAACTTGCACGGGTGAAGGTCTATGGCGACATGGCCGTCGTCACTGGACGCGGCCAGAATACCGGAATGTTCAAGGGTGAGCCGATCAAGGCCGATGAATGGATCACGGATGTCTATCGCAAGCTGGACGGCGAGTGGCGCTGCGTGCTGACGCATCTGACGCCGGCGCAGAATTGAAGGGAATTCAGGCCTATTGAACCGGCCACGCGCCAGCGCGCTTGTCGCCTTCGAGCGAAGCAGCCGCATCGGCATAGGCTTCCTGTCGGTCGACGCTCCAGTATTTGAGCTCGTCGATCGGGATCTGCTTTCCTGTGACCGCGCAGGTCACATAGCCGCCCGGCAGCAATATCTGGAAATCGCCGTCGAGGTAGCGGATCTTCGCTTCGCGGCTGCCGCTGCCTTCAAACCGGTTCATCATGATGCTTGGATTCCAGACTGTGATCGTTAGCCGGATATATCGCGGCCGGAGAATGCTTTCAACTGCGTCCGAACAGCCTTTCGATATCGGAGAGCTGAAGCTTGATATAGGTCGGGCGGCCGTGGTTGCACTGGCCGGAGCCCGGCGTGGCTTCCATCTGGCGGAGCAGGGCGTTCATTTCCTCGACCCGCAGCCTGCGGCCGGAGCGCACCGAACCATGGCAGGCCATGGTCGCGGCGACATGTTCGAGCCGCGAATGCAGCGTTGCTGACGTATCCCATTCGGCGATCTCGTCGGCGAGTTCCCGGATCAGGCCCTGCGCGTCGACCTTGCCCAGCATCGAGGGTGTCTCGCGGATCATGATCGCGCGGGGGCCGAAGCGCTCGTAGTGCAGGCCGAGCACTTTCAGCTCCTCGGCATGGGCCATCAGCCGGTCGCAATCCTCTTCGGGCAGATCGGCAATCTCGGGGATCAGCAGCGCCTGCGACGGGATCGAGCGGGATGCCAGCGCCTTGCGCATGTCCTCGAAGACGAGGCGCTCATGGGCGGCATGCTGGTCGACAATGACCATGCCGTCCTCGGTCTGGGCGATGATGTAATTCTCATGCACCTGCGCCCGGGCGGCGCCGAGGGGGAAGGAGAAGCCTTCCTCCGCAACCGGCTCCGTTCGCATCGAGGGCTGCGATTCAGCAGAGCGGGCGGCGGGCGCCATCACATCGCCGAAGGCCGCTTGCGTCGCTTCGGCGAAGGCCGGCTGGCGCGGCTGGAAGCTGAACGGGCGCGATGGCGAAGCCGACGGTGTCCAGTCCCGGCGCGGCTCGGGCCGGAAGCCCGGCGTGAAAGCCGCCATCATCGACCGCGCCGCCGTAGTCGAGGACCGGTCGCCTTCCACCGCCAGCGCCTGGCGGATGGCGCCGACGATCAGGCCGCGCACGAGGCCGGGATCACGGAATCGCACATCGGACTTGGCGGGGTGGACATTGGCATCGACAAGTGCCGGATCGAGCGTCAGGTCGAGCACCGCGACCGGGTGGCGGCCACTCGGCACCGTCTCGGCATAGGCACCGCGCAAAGCGGAATTGATCAGCTTGTCGGCGACCGGCCTGCCGTTGACATAGGCAAACTGGTGGGCGGCATTGCCGCGATTGAACACCGGCAGCCCGGCAAAGCCCGTGAGCCGCACGCCCTCGCGCTCGGCATCGATCTCGATCGCGTTCTCCTCGAAATCCTTGCCGATGACCTGGGCGATGCGGGCGAGGCGATCGGTGCCGGTGGCGGCGAATTCCAGCGTCGCGCGGTCGGTGCCCGAGATCACGAAGCGGACATGCGGGAAGGCGATCGCCATGCGCCGGATGATCTCGGTGATCGCGCCGCCCTCGGCCTTCTCGGTCTTGAGGAATTTGAGCCGCGCGGGCGTGGCGAAGAACAGGTCGCGGACCTCGACGATGGTGCCGGTATTGGCGGCCCTCGGGCGGATCGGCGTGGCGCGGCCGCCGGTGACCGCGATCTCCGAACCGTTCTCGGCGTCGCGTATGCGGCTGACGATCGAGAGCTTGGCGACCGAGCCGATCGAGGGCAGCGCCTCGCCCCGAAAGCCCAGCGTGCGGATATCGTCGAGCCCGTTCTCGAGCTTCGAGGTGCAATGCCGCCGCACCGCGAGCTCGAGATCCTCCGGCCGCATGCCGGAACCATTGTCGATCACTCGGATCAGGCTTTTGCCACCACCCGACGTGGCGATCTCGATGCGCGTTGCGCCGGCGTCGATCGCGTTCTCGACCAGTTCCTTCACCGCGCTGGCCGGTCGTTCGATGACCTCGCCAGCGGCGATCTGGTTGATGAGCGTTTCGGGCAGGAGCTTGATGGCCATGGGGGTATTGTCTAGGATTCGGCGGCAAGAGGGAAGGGGCGGGGCATCGAAGCGCCGCTTGGATCGTTGGTGACACCCTGAAGCACTCAAGAGTGCCGGGCCTGCGCCTCAGTCGGTTCGAGCCTTGCCGTAGACCGACTCCGCGAGCACATCCGCCAGCCGACCGCGCCGCGCCAGCTCGCCGATGATAAAATGCTGGTCCCAATCGGGAATTTTCTCGATCGTCACATTCGGCAATCCCTCGAGGGTCTTCGTCTGCATTGCGTCAAATACCGAACCCTCTCCATACAGAAAATGCACCAGAACATCGTTTGCACTGTAGATCGCACGCAGATCCGGCTCGCGCAGGTTTTCCTGTTCCATCAGCTTTGCGACGTTCTGGTAGGACGGCTTGTCAGCAAACATCTGCGATCCGGCTTCCAGTGAGGTCGGCCCGGAAAAGCACAGCACGCCGTCGGCATCGAGCATCGCGCCATAGTTGAGGGCGGCGTAGACACCTGCCGAACTGCCGATGCAGACCAATCTTTCGCTGCCGAGCGCTGCGACGTCGTCTCGAATTTTGGCGACGGTCTGCGCCATGTTACCGATGGATGCCAATCCCCCGAGATAAAACGACTTGCGGGAGTCGCGCAAGTAAATCGCATTGACCGATGGGTCGCTGAGCCACAGCATGAACGCGTTGATTTCGACGCCGAACCTGTTCGCGGCACCGCAAAAAAGGATGACCGTGGTGTTGGCTTTCCGGTCGA
This genomic interval carries:
- a CDS encoding nuclear transport factor 2 family protein, producing MTQADLDEFTAIENAFNDAMVSNDVTRIADCISDDWVLVTPEVGPVSREGMLAAISSGTLSHDMMVKQLARVKVYGDMAVVTGRGQNTGMFKGEPIKADEWITDVYRKLDGEWRCVLTHLTPAQN
- a CDS encoding DUF2093 domain-containing protein — encoded protein: MMNRFEGSGSREAKIRYLDGDFQILLPGGYVTCAVTGKQIPIDELKYWSVDRQEAYADAAASLEGDKRAGAWPVQ
- the mutL gene encoding DNA mismatch repair endonuclease MutL, translating into MAIKLLPETLINQIAAGEVIERPASAVKELVENAIDAGATRIEIATSGGGKSLIRVIDNGSGMRPEDLELAVRRHCTSKLENGLDDIRTLGFRGEALPSIGSVAKLSIVSRIRDAENGSEIAVTGGRATPIRPRAANTGTIVEVRDLFFATPARLKFLKTEKAEGGAITEIIRRMAIAFPHVRFVISGTDRATLEFAATGTDRLARIAQVIGKDFEENAIEIDAEREGVRLTGFAGLPVFNRGNAAHQFAYVNGRPVADKLINSALRGAYAETVPSGRHPVAVLDLTLDPALVDANVHPAKSDVRFRDPGLVRGLIVGAIRQALAVEGDRSSTTAARSMMAAFTPGFRPEPRRDWTPSASPSRPFSFQPRQPAFAEATQAAFGDVMAPAARSAESQPSMRTEPVAEEGFSFPLGAARAQVHENYIIAQTEDGMVIVDQHAAHERLVFEDMRKALASRSIPSQALLIPEIADLPEEDCDRLMAHAEELKVLGLHYERFGPRAIMIRETPSMLGKVDAQGLIRELADEIAEWDTSATLHSRLEHVAATMACHGSVRSGRRLRVEEMNALLRQMEATPGSGQCNHGRPTYIKLQLSDIERLFGRS